The Yersinia intermedia genome window below encodes:
- a CDS encoding amino acid permease, giving the protein MSVQQEGAELKRGLKNRHIQLIALGGAIGTGLFLGIAQTIQMAGPSVLLGYAIGGFIAFLIMRQLGEMVVEEPVAGSFSHFAYKYWGNFAGFASGWNYWVLYVLVAMAELTAVGIYVQYWWPEIPTWVSAAVFFLAINAINLANVKVYGEMEFWFAIIKVVAIIAMILFGGWLLLSGQGGPEATVTNLWAQGGFFPNGIMGLVMAMAVIMFSFGGLELVGITAAEAENPAKSIPKATNQVIYRILLFYIGSLAILLSLYPWGKVVEGGSPFVLIFHALNSNVVATVLNIVVLTAALSVYNSCVYCNSRMLFGLAKQGNGPKMLLKVDGRGVPVIAIAVSAFATAFCVLINYLIPGRAFELLMALVVSALVINWAMISLAHLKFRAAKNRQGVIPQFKAFWYPFSNYLCLLFLTGILIIMYLTPGIQISVLLIPAWVLLLAVGYILKNRNQRAKS; this is encoded by the coding sequence ATGAGTGTTCAACAAGAAGGTGCAGAGCTAAAGCGGGGGCTTAAAAACCGCCACATACAGCTTATTGCCTTAGGTGGCGCAATTGGTACCGGATTATTCCTTGGTATCGCGCAAACCATTCAAATGGCGGGGCCTTCAGTGCTACTGGGGTATGCAATCGGCGGCTTTATCGCGTTTCTGATTATGCGCCAGTTAGGAGAAATGGTAGTCGAAGAGCCAGTAGCGGGTTCTTTTAGTCACTTTGCTTACAAATATTGGGGGAACTTTGCCGGTTTCGCTTCCGGTTGGAACTACTGGGTACTGTATGTGTTAGTGGCGATGGCCGAACTGACTGCTGTAGGTATCTATGTACAATATTGGTGGCCGGAGATCCCGACATGGGTGTCAGCGGCGGTCTTCTTCTTAGCCATCAATGCCATCAACCTGGCGAATGTCAAAGTGTATGGTGAAATGGAGTTTTGGTTCGCCATCATTAAAGTGGTCGCTATCATTGCAATGATTCTGTTCGGTGGATGGTTACTACTTAGCGGGCAAGGCGGCCCGGAAGCCACTGTGACTAACTTGTGGGCACAAGGCGGCTTCTTCCCTAACGGGATCATGGGCTTGGTTATGGCCATGGCGGTGATCATGTTCTCCTTCGGTGGCCTTGAGTTAGTTGGGATTACCGCCGCAGAAGCAGAGAACCCTGCTAAAAGCATCCCCAAAGCAACCAATCAGGTTATCTACCGTATCCTGCTGTTCTATATCGGTTCTCTGGCAATCTTATTATCACTCTACCCATGGGGGAAAGTGGTCGAAGGCGGCAGCCCATTTGTACTGATCTTCCATGCATTGAACAGTAATGTGGTTGCAACTGTATTGAATATCGTGGTACTGACAGCGGCATTGTCGGTCTATAACAGTTGTGTTTACTGCAATAGCCGCATGTTGTTTGGTTTAGCCAAACAAGGCAACGGCCCGAAAATGCTGCTGAAAGTCGATGGTCGCGGTGTACCTGTTATTGCGATCGCCGTCTCTGCATTTGCCACCGCTTTCTGTGTATTGATTAACTATCTGATTCCAGGCCGAGCCTTCGAATTACTGATGGCACTGGTGGTATCGGCGTTGGTAATCAACTGGGCGATGATTAGCCTCGCGCACCTTAAATTCCGTGCAGCTAAAAACCGCCAAGGTGTTATTCCACAGTTCAAAGCCTTCTGGTATCCGTTCAGCAACTACCTGTGCTTGCTGTTCCTAACCGGCATTTTGATCATTATGTATCTGACTCCGGGCATCCAGATTTCTGTGTTGTTGATTCCAGCTTGGGTATTGCTACTGGCTGTTGGCTATATCCTGAAAAATCGCAACCAACGCGCGAAATCCTGA
- the ampE gene encoding beta-lactamase regulator AmpE: MTLFTLLLVLAWERLFKLGEHWQLDHRLEVVFARLHRFSLAQTILLTAVWMALVWLILQLVQNILFGFPLLLIWILICLLCIGAGGIRKHYRAYLKAARQNDAHATDKMAVELALIHGLPMDSGEKARLQSLQNALLWINFRYYLAPIFWFVVCVNYGPVALAGYAMLRGYQTWLARHHTPLQRSQSGIDRLLHWLDWIPVRLVGVAYALLGHGERALPAWFASLGDFRAQQYQVLTQLAQYSLAREPHLDPVQTPRAAVSLARKVTLTVIVVVALLTIYGALV; this comes from the coding sequence ATGACACTGTTTACGCTGCTGCTGGTACTAGCATGGGAGCGCTTGTTTAAACTGGGCGAACATTGGCAGTTAGATCATCGCCTTGAAGTCGTATTTGCGCGTTTACATCGCTTTTCGTTGGCACAAACTATTTTGCTGACCGCTGTGTGGATGGCCTTGGTATGGCTGATTTTGCAGTTAGTGCAGAATATCTTGTTTGGTTTCCCCCTGTTGTTGATTTGGATTCTGATTTGCCTGCTGTGTATTGGTGCGGGGGGCATTCGTAAACACTATCGAGCCTACCTTAAAGCTGCACGCCAAAATGATGCTCATGCCACCGATAAAATGGCAGTGGAGTTAGCGTTAATCCATGGTTTACCCATGGATAGCGGAGAGAAAGCTCGCTTACAATCCCTGCAAAATGCCTTGTTGTGGATAAACTTCCGGTATTATTTAGCCCCTATATTCTGGTTCGTTGTGTGTGTTAACTATGGCCCTGTGGCGCTAGCGGGTTACGCGATGTTACGCGGATACCAAACTTGGTTAGCCCGGCACCATACGCCTTTGCAGCGTTCTCAATCTGGTATTGATCGTCTGTTACATTGGCTGGACTGGATACCTGTGCGGTTGGTGGGCGTGGCATATGCCTTATTGGGGCACGGCGAAAGAGCATTACCAGCCTGGTTTGCCTCACTAGGCGATTTCAGAGCTCAGCAGTATCAGGTTCTGACTCAATTGGCGCAGTATTCTTTGGCTCGTGAGCCTCATTTAGACCCTGTACAGACGCCAAGAGCTGCGGTCTCGTTGGCACGAAAAGTGACACTAACGGTGATTGTAGTGGTGGCTTTACTGACTATTTACGGTGCACTGGTGTAG
- the nadC gene encoding carboxylating nicotinate-nucleotide diphosphorylase encodes MPTRSYNADSRRAELLERIQCDIPSTVAQALSEDLGGEVNADRDLTAQLLPADKQANATIITREAGIFCGQRWLNEVFIQLGAQVAVEWLVKDGDKLTANQVLCHLTGPARTLLTGERTALNFLQTLSGVATEVGRYVAELSGLHTQLLDTRKTLPGLRTALKYAVLCGGGNNHRLGLSDAFLIKENHIIATGSIKEAVAKAFWIHADVPVEVEVESLDELQQALTAGADIIMLDNFTIPMMRDAVLMRNELAKTQESAQLEVSGNVTLETLRSYAETGIDFISVGALTKHVTALDLSMRFQ; translated from the coding sequence ATGCCGACTCGCAGCTATAATGCCGACAGCCGCCGTGCCGAGCTATTGGAACGAATTCAATGTGATATCCCGTCAACTGTTGCCCAAGCGTTGAGCGAAGACCTTGGTGGTGAGGTTAATGCAGACCGCGACCTCACCGCACAATTGCTCCCAGCGGATAAACAAGCCAATGCCACGATTATTACACGCGAAGCTGGTATTTTTTGTGGTCAGCGCTGGTTGAATGAAGTGTTTATTCAACTTGGCGCCCAAGTGGCAGTTGAATGGTTAGTTAAGGATGGCGACAAGTTGACAGCCAATCAGGTACTTTGCCATCTGACTGGCCCTGCCCGTACCCTACTTACGGGTGAACGCACTGCACTTAACTTCTTACAAACCTTATCCGGTGTCGCTACCGAGGTTGGCCGCTATGTAGCGGAGCTTTCTGGGCTACATACACAATTACTCGATACCAGGAAAACCTTGCCAGGGCTACGTACCGCTTTGAAATATGCCGTCCTCTGCGGTGGCGGCAATAATCACCGACTCGGTTTGTCGGATGCTTTCCTTATCAAGGAAAATCACATTATTGCTACTGGCTCTATTAAAGAAGCGGTTGCTAAAGCATTTTGGATTCATGCCGATGTCCCGGTCGAGGTTGAAGTTGAATCCCTTGATGAATTACAGCAAGCATTAACCGCAGGTGCCGATATCATTATGCTGGATAACTTTACTATTCCAATGATGCGTGATGCTGTACTCATGCGTAATGAGCTTGCCAAGACCCAAGAGAGCGCACAACTGGAAGTTTCTGGCAACGTTACGCTAGAAACTCTGCGAAGCTATGCCGAAACAGGTATTGATTTCATCTCGGTCGGCGCACTAACCAAACACGTTACCGCATTAGACCTTTCCATGCGATTTCAATAA